A window of Strix aluco isolate bStrAlu1 chromosome 2, bStrAlu1.hap1, whole genome shotgun sequence contains these coding sequences:
- the OR2AT4 gene encoding LOW QUALITY PROTEIN: olfactory receptor 2AT4 (The sequence of the model RefSeq protein was modified relative to this genomic sequence to represent the inferred CDS: inserted 2 bases in 1 codon; deleted 2 bases in 1 codon), which yields MESCSGNASTKVFFLVGFPALGFPDPFFIVFLLFYLLILVGDAVIITVVVVDHTLHKPMYFFPINLSVLDVLFTTTTIPKMLAMFLANAKTILFRGFFPQMYSFHGLTVTEALLLVVMDPLHYPAKMTRRVNIQLAASTWITALLIPAPVITQTSQLAYRDTTRVHHCFCDHQAVVQATCSVFSADFQTFLGFXPMTVSLVPLLLVTLSYVHIILSVLKINSKEGRVKAFSTCTSHLLVVGTYYSSIAVAYMSYRVDIPVDVHIMSNVVYSILTPLLNPIIYTLRNKEVKSAVKKSVFLKIFPLSKKVYLFGLIHRFLH from the exons ATGGAGAGCTGCAGCGGCAATGCTTCCACAAAAGTCTTTTTCTTGGTGGGGTTTCCAGCTCTC GGATTTCCAGACCCCTTCTTCATTGTGTTCTTGCTATTCTACCTGCTGATCCTGGTCGGTGATGCCGTTATCATCACCGTGGTCGTGGTCGACCATACGCTTCACAAACCCATGTACTTTTTCCCGATTAACCTCTCCGTGTTAGACGTACTATTCACAACCACCACCATCCCTAAAATGTTGGCGATGTTCCTGGCCAACGCTAAAACCATCTTGTTTCGGGGCTTTTTTCCGCAGATGTACAGTTTTCATGGGTTGACAGTAACCGAGGCGCTTCTCCTGGTGGTCATGGACCCCCTCCATTACCCGGCTAAGATGACAAGAAGAGTGAACATCCAGCTGGCAGCAAGCACCTGGATCACCGCGCTGCTAATACCTGCGCCCGTCATCACGCAGACCTCTCAGCTGGCTTACAGGGACACAACCAGGGTTCACcactgcttttgtgaccaccaggCAGTGGTACAAGCCACATGCTCGGTCTTCAGTGCTGATTTCCAGACCTTCTTGGGGTT TCCCATGACAGTGTCGCTTGTCCCTCTGTTGCTCGTCACCCTCTCGTACGTCCACATCATCCTCTCCGTACTGAAGATCAACTCCAAAGAAGGACGTGTGAAAGCTTTTTCAACATGTACTTCCCATCTGCTTGTGGTGGGCACTTACTACTCCTCCATCGCTGTGGCGTACATGTCCTACAGAGTGGACATCCCCGTTGATGTCCATATCATGAGCAACGTTGTCTACTCTATTTTGACTCCCTTGTTAAACCCCATCATTTACACTTTGCGGAACAAGGAAGTAAAATCTGCTGTTAAAaagtctgtttttctgaaaatctttccCCTTTCTAAAAAAGTTTATTTGTTTGG CCTGATTCACAGGTTCCTGCACTAG